A genomic window from Chrysoperla carnea chromosome 3, inChrCarn1.1, whole genome shotgun sequence includes:
- the LOC123295030 gene encoding apoptosis-resistant E3 ubiquitin protein ligase 1 isoform X2, translating to MWCSDESEICSIGMTMQPSSSASSGISTLAQCGIVADLPELPAPDEQRLQRAAALLQQRLVLRQWLNRHKLDQHYPRLAGLGLMSLEDVYWLEDTVARQAIGKDLALWTEARASLPSSKPQLESLKADLWSEVVKGSQHQDAWTWGGMLVVSVSVAGLVTLAAMTQPALAPEAKHSLLQYVTGKYLLPANCRVSFHWSDPHPVGRTVCFTVKFFQRNGQPYPICDTDQLFIEVSEGTRKIATLSELGSPTDPNSANIAKIKFMVRHAGQYRISVMIGDSHVQGSPFVKTFLPGPTDANKTPVLRHSSTVVCTVDVTHILHIEPRDEYSNVCIFEENEDPTQGYNVNITLLGEEIRSPEFDPTHKITLEYDWGERRLSIQVRFTLEGCYHATIAYQGQELQNGDFDIIVLTTQEAAVVHKNVVTKNPNVCYEAKLISLNGERLTKHRKVFCYVSPKQLTVKELILKFIPKRLVTFRLCPSTKFHFRSQQSNNQQFSNGYHTFIIDDGCQPQVELTSRDRNVIAATFTQFLLKNIGGSEKFKDKQDFFYHEIRKYHQKHYHEKLTMKVNRDKILESSMKATKNFSVSDWCRNFEITFIGEQGIDWGGVRREWFSLLCSQLFDARHGLFKSFHEGQQALVHPNPNRPPHLKLKHMEFAGRIVGKCLYESALGGSYRQLVRARFSRSFLAQIIGLRVHYKYFEQDDPDLYLSKVKYILDNNMDQVETDLYFVEEQYDEGGQLTKTVELISNGSKIKVTDNNKRQYLNSLAQYRLSTSVREEVDAFLKGLNDLIPDNLLSIFDENELELLLCGTGNYSIADFKAHHVINGNSSEFRRTLGWFWAAVGNFTQEEMARLLQFTTGCAQLPPGGFRELNPKFQITAAPTFGNLPTAHTCFNQLCLPGYECYEHFEKSLLLAISEGAEGFGMV from the exons gtatATCAACACTCGCGCAATGCGGTATAGTGGCCGATCTACCAGAATTACCTGCGCCAGATGAACAAAGATTGCAACGTGCAGCTGCCTTACTTCAACAAAGGCTTGTTTTACGTCAATGGCTCAATCGACATAAACTGGATCAACACTATCCACG CTTAGCTGGTCTAGGCCTAATGAGCTTAGAAGACGTATACTGGTTAGAAGATACAGTTGCACGGCAAGCAATTGGAAAGGATTTAGCTTTATGGACGGAAGCACGTGCCTCGTTACCTAGTTCAAAACCACAATTAGAATCATTAAAAGCTGACCTCTGGTCTGAAGTTGTTAAAGGTAGTCAACATCAAGACGCTTGGACATGGG gaGGGATGCTGGTAGTTTCAGTGTCTGTAGCAGGTTTAGTAACCCTTGCAGCAATGACACAACCAGCTTTAGCTCCCGAAGCAAAGCATTCATTGTTACAATATGTTACGGGGAAATATTTATTACCAGCAAATTGTCGTGTTTCATTTCATTGGTCTGATCCACATCCTGTAGGTCGTACCGTTTGTtttacagttaaattttttcaacgTAATGGACAACCATATCCAATCTGTGATACTGATCAATTATTTATCGAAGTTTCTGAAGGAACgagaaaa ATTGCCACATTGTCGGAGCTTGGTTCGCCAACCGATCCAAACAGTGCAAATATTGCAAAGATCAAGTTTATGGTACGTCATGCTGGCCAATATCGTATATCGGTGATGATTGGTGATTCGCATGTACAAGGTAGTCCGTTTGTCAAAACGTTTTTGCCTGGACCAACAGATGCGAATAAAACACCAGTTTTACGGCATAGCAGTACGGTTGTGTGCACTGTTGACGTAACACATATTTTACATATTGAACCACGAGATGAATACAgtaatgtttgtatttttgaagaaaatgaggATCCAACAcag GgttataatgtaaatataacATTATTAGGGGAGGAAATCCGTTCACCGGAATTTGATCCGACACATAAGATAACATTAGAATATGACTGGGGTGAACGTCGATTAAGTATTCAAGTACGTTTTACATTAGAAGGTTGTTATCATGCCACAATTGCATATCAAGGCCAAGAATTACAAAATGGTGATTTTGATATTATTGTGTTAACaa CACAAGAAGCAGCTGTTGTACATAAAAATGTGGTAACAAAAAATCCTAATGTATGTTATGAAGCAAAATTAATTAGCCTAAATGGTGAAAGATTAACAAAACATCGTAaagttttttgttatgtttcaCCGAAACAATTAACTGTTaaggaattaattttaaaatttataccaaaaCGTTTGGTTACATTTCGTCTTTGTCCTTCGACCAAg TTTCATTTTCGATCTCAACAATCAAACAATCAACAATTTTCGAACGGTTATcatacatttattattgatGATGGCTGCCAACCTCAAGTTGAGCTAACATCACGTGATCGTAATGTAATTGCGGCAacatttacacaatttttattgaagaatATTGGTGGTTcggaaaaatttaaagataaacaagatttcttttatcatgaaatacgaaaatatcatcaaaaacattatcatgaaaaattaaCGATGAAAGTGAACCGTGATAAAATATTGGAATCAAGTATGAAAGcaacgaaaaatttttccgtATCAGATTGGTGTCGTAATTTTGAAATCACATTTATTGGTGAGCAAG gtatTGATTGGGGTGGTGTACGCCGAGAATGGTTCAGTTTATTATGTAGTCAATTATTTGATGCACGTCatggtttatttaaaagttttcatgAAGGGCAACAAGCATTAGTGCATCCAAATCCAAATCGTCCaccacatttaaaattaaaacatatggaATTCGCTGGTAGAATTGTTGgtaaatgtttatatgaaaGTGCACTTGGTGGATCTTATAGACAACTTGTTCGAGCTCGTTTTAGTCGATCATTTCTTGCACAGATTATTGGTTTACGTGTCCATTATAAG TATTTCGAACAAGATGATCCGgatttatatttaagtaaagtaaaatatatcTTAGACAATAATATGGATCAAGTTGAAACAGATTTATATTTTGTGGAAGAACAATACGATGAAGGTGGTCAATTAACTAAAACTGTTGAATTAATATCAAATGGCTCTAAAATCAAAGTAACCGATAATAATAAACGgcaatatttaaattcattagcACAATATCGTTTATCCACGAGTGTACGAGAAGAAGTTGATGCATTCCTAAAAGGATTAAATGATCTCATTCCagataatttattaagtatttttgatgaaaatgaaCTTGAa CTTTTATTGTGTGGTACGGGTAATTATTCAATAGCAGATTTTAAAGCTCATCATGTGATAAATGGTAATTCTAGTGAATTTCGACGTACTCTTGGATGGTTTTGGGCTGCTGTTGGTAATTTTACACAAGAGGAAATGGCTCGATTATTACAATTTACGACTGGTTGTGCACAATTACCACCTGGTGGTTTTCGTGAATTAAATCCTAAGTTTCAAATTACTGCTGCTCCCACTTTTGGTAATTTACCCACAGCACATACttg
- the LOC123295030 gene encoding apoptosis-resistant E3 ubiquitin protein ligase 1 isoform X1 encodes MSRCAKLIVAILLSVTCVGCLIKLCVNLWDEINTRELNEVDLWLDQNNLSQYKEIFKSIGISTLAQCGIVADLPELPAPDEQRLQRAAALLQQRLVLRQWLNRHKLDQHYPRLAGLGLMSLEDVYWLEDTVARQAIGKDLALWTEARASLPSSKPQLESLKADLWSEVVKGSQHQDAWTWGGMLVVSVSVAGLVTLAAMTQPALAPEAKHSLLQYVTGKYLLPANCRVSFHWSDPHPVGRTVCFTVKFFQRNGQPYPICDTDQLFIEVSEGTRKIATLSELGSPTDPNSANIAKIKFMVRHAGQYRISVMIGDSHVQGSPFVKTFLPGPTDANKTPVLRHSSTVVCTVDVTHILHIEPRDEYSNVCIFEENEDPTQGYNVNITLLGEEIRSPEFDPTHKITLEYDWGERRLSIQVRFTLEGCYHATIAYQGQELQNGDFDIIVLTTQEAAVVHKNVVTKNPNVCYEAKLISLNGERLTKHRKVFCYVSPKQLTVKELILKFIPKRLVTFRLCPSTKFHFRSQQSNNQQFSNGYHTFIIDDGCQPQVELTSRDRNVIAATFTQFLLKNIGGSEKFKDKQDFFYHEIRKYHQKHYHEKLTMKVNRDKILESSMKATKNFSVSDWCRNFEITFIGEQGIDWGGVRREWFSLLCSQLFDARHGLFKSFHEGQQALVHPNPNRPPHLKLKHMEFAGRIVGKCLYESALGGSYRQLVRARFSRSFLAQIIGLRVHYKYFEQDDPDLYLSKVKYILDNNMDQVETDLYFVEEQYDEGGQLTKTVELISNGSKIKVTDNNKRQYLNSLAQYRLSTSVREEVDAFLKGLNDLIPDNLLSIFDENELELLLCGTGNYSIADFKAHHVINGNSSEFRRTLGWFWAAVGNFTQEEMARLLQFTTGCAQLPPGGFRELNPKFQITAAPTFGNLPTAHTCFNQLCLPGYECYEHFEKSLLLAISEGAEGFGMV; translated from the exons gtatATCAACACTCGCGCAATGCGGTATAGTGGCCGATCTACCAGAATTACCTGCGCCAGATGAACAAAGATTGCAACGTGCAGCTGCCTTACTTCAACAAAGGCTTGTTTTACGTCAATGGCTCAATCGACATAAACTGGATCAACACTATCCACG CTTAGCTGGTCTAGGCCTAATGAGCTTAGAAGACGTATACTGGTTAGAAGATACAGTTGCACGGCAAGCAATTGGAAAGGATTTAGCTTTATGGACGGAAGCACGTGCCTCGTTACCTAGTTCAAAACCACAATTAGAATCATTAAAAGCTGACCTCTGGTCTGAAGTTGTTAAAGGTAGTCAACATCAAGACGCTTGGACATGGG gaGGGATGCTGGTAGTTTCAGTGTCTGTAGCAGGTTTAGTAACCCTTGCAGCAATGACACAACCAGCTTTAGCTCCCGAAGCAAAGCATTCATTGTTACAATATGTTACGGGGAAATATTTATTACCAGCAAATTGTCGTGTTTCATTTCATTGGTCTGATCCACATCCTGTAGGTCGTACCGTTTGTtttacagttaaattttttcaacgTAATGGACAACCATATCCAATCTGTGATACTGATCAATTATTTATCGAAGTTTCTGAAGGAACgagaaaa ATTGCCACATTGTCGGAGCTTGGTTCGCCAACCGATCCAAACAGTGCAAATATTGCAAAGATCAAGTTTATGGTACGTCATGCTGGCCAATATCGTATATCGGTGATGATTGGTGATTCGCATGTACAAGGTAGTCCGTTTGTCAAAACGTTTTTGCCTGGACCAACAGATGCGAATAAAACACCAGTTTTACGGCATAGCAGTACGGTTGTGTGCACTGTTGACGTAACACATATTTTACATATTGAACCACGAGATGAATACAgtaatgtttgtatttttgaagaaaatgaggATCCAACAcag GgttataatgtaaatataacATTATTAGGGGAGGAAATCCGTTCACCGGAATTTGATCCGACACATAAGATAACATTAGAATATGACTGGGGTGAACGTCGATTAAGTATTCAAGTACGTTTTACATTAGAAGGTTGTTATCATGCCACAATTGCATATCAAGGCCAAGAATTACAAAATGGTGATTTTGATATTATTGTGTTAACaa CACAAGAAGCAGCTGTTGTACATAAAAATGTGGTAACAAAAAATCCTAATGTATGTTATGAAGCAAAATTAATTAGCCTAAATGGTGAAAGATTAACAAAACATCGTAaagttttttgttatgtttcaCCGAAACAATTAACTGTTaaggaattaattttaaaatttataccaaaaCGTTTGGTTACATTTCGTCTTTGTCCTTCGACCAAg TTTCATTTTCGATCTCAACAATCAAACAATCAACAATTTTCGAACGGTTATcatacatttattattgatGATGGCTGCCAACCTCAAGTTGAGCTAACATCACGTGATCGTAATGTAATTGCGGCAacatttacacaatttttattgaagaatATTGGTGGTTcggaaaaatttaaagataaacaagatttcttttatcatgaaatacgaaaatatcatcaaaaacattatcatgaaaaattaaCGATGAAAGTGAACCGTGATAAAATATTGGAATCAAGTATGAAAGcaacgaaaaatttttccgtATCAGATTGGTGTCGTAATTTTGAAATCACATTTATTGGTGAGCAAG gtatTGATTGGGGTGGTGTACGCCGAGAATGGTTCAGTTTATTATGTAGTCAATTATTTGATGCACGTCatggtttatttaaaagttttcatgAAGGGCAACAAGCATTAGTGCATCCAAATCCAAATCGTCCaccacatttaaaattaaaacatatggaATTCGCTGGTAGAATTGTTGgtaaatgtttatatgaaaGTGCACTTGGTGGATCTTATAGACAACTTGTTCGAGCTCGTTTTAGTCGATCATTTCTTGCACAGATTATTGGTTTACGTGTCCATTATAAG TATTTCGAACAAGATGATCCGgatttatatttaagtaaagtaaaatatatcTTAGACAATAATATGGATCAAGTTGAAACAGATTTATATTTTGTGGAAGAACAATACGATGAAGGTGGTCAATTAACTAAAACTGTTGAATTAATATCAAATGGCTCTAAAATCAAAGTAACCGATAATAATAAACGgcaatatttaaattcattagcACAATATCGTTTATCCACGAGTGTACGAGAAGAAGTTGATGCATTCCTAAAAGGATTAAATGATCTCATTCCagataatttattaagtatttttgatgaaaatgaaCTTGAa CTTTTATTGTGTGGTACGGGTAATTATTCAATAGCAGATTTTAAAGCTCATCATGTGATAAATGGTAATTCTAGTGAATTTCGACGTACTCTTGGATGGTTTTGGGCTGCTGTTGGTAATTTTACACAAGAGGAAATGGCTCGATTATTACAATTTACGACTGGTTGTGCACAATTACCACCTGGTGGTTTTCGTGAATTAAATCCTAAGTTTCAAATTACTGCTGCTCCCACTTTTGGTAATTTACCCACAGCACATACttg